One genomic region from Oncorhynchus tshawytscha isolate Ot180627B unplaced genomic scaffold, Otsh_v2.0 Un_scaffold_1176_pilon_pilon, whole genome shotgun sequence encodes:
- the LOC121845469 gene encoding 2-hydroxyacylsphingosine 1-beta-galactosyltransferase-like translates to MHPPLSLLSLLLHLSLYPSACWSSRIIVVPPIMFESHLYIFKTLATELHLQGHDTSFLLSEGRQVPPSPHYTFQRYPGIFNSSTADSFLQSKVSNIFSGRLTALELFDILDHYAQNCDAVVGNKEVMTQLKDAKFDLLLVDPNEMCGFVIAHILGVPYAVFSTGLWYPAEVGAPAPLSYVPEFNSLLTDQMSLVQRITNTAVYLVSRFGVQYLVLPKYERIMRKHGVEPRVAMQDLVQGSRLWMLSTDLALEFPRPTLPHVVYVGGILTKPASPLPQVPALWTKMQMTSGFGNFRMRW, encoded by the exons ATGCACCCTCCCTTgtcgctcctctccctcctcctccacctctccctgtaCCCCAGTGCATGCTGGTCCTCCAGGATCATCGTAGTCCCTCCCATCATGTTTGAGTCCCATCTCTACATCTTCAAGACCCTGGCCACAGAACTCCACCTCCAGGGACATGATACTTCCTTCCTGCTGTCAGAGGGGCGCCAG gtgcccccctccccccactaCACCTTCCAGCGTTACCCAGGCATCTTCAACTCCTCCACAGCCGACAGTTTCCTCCAGTCCAAGGTCAGCAACATCTTCTCTGGTCGTCTCACGGCGTTGGAACTCTTCGACATCCTCGACCACTACGCCCAGAACTGCGACGCCGTTGTGGGAAACAAAGAGGTCATGACCCAACTCAAGGATGCCAAATTTGACCTTTTATTGGTCGACCCCAACGAGATGTGTGGGTTCGTGATCGCTCACATCCTCGGGGTTCCCTACGCTGTCTTTTCCACAGGCCTATGGTACCCAGCGGAAGTCGGGGCTCCTGCCCCTCTATCGTACGTCCCAGAGTTCAACTCTCTCCTCACCGATCAGATGTCTCTAGTCCAGAGGATTACCAACACGGCGGTGTACCTGGTGTCCCGGTTCGGTGTTCAGTACCTGGTGTTACCTAAGTACGAGCGCATCATGAGGAAGCACGGTGTGGAGCCGCGGGTGGCCATGCAGGATCTGGTTCAGGGGAGCAGGCTGTGGATGTTGTCTACTGATCTGGCCCTGGAGTTCCCGAGGCCCACTCTACCACATGTTGTCTATGTAGGGGGGATACTGACCAAACCTGCCAGCCCGTTACCTcag